The following are encoded together in the Poseidonibacter lekithochrous genome:
- a CDS encoding EamA family transporter, with protein MKTKDFILGVFVTFIWGINFSIIKIGLNSLDPFILSALRFLLCAIPLIFFIKRPNVPISYLAYYGLTFGVGLWGITYLAIYFGISAGISSLILQMGVFFTIILAYVYFDEEITFHKKLGFAFALFGLLLILNVTDGSVTLIGLFLVLISSLFMAISNIIVKKSKTKEVLSFIIWSSLFAPIPLFILAFITQGDHVFIHFFENLDNKAIFSILFQVYPTTLFGYWVWNSLINKYPVSSVAPLGLLVPIFGLLGSFVIFDENLGFIKLIACFLIILGLSINTFGNKLKSIKTK; from the coding sequence ATGAAAACAAAAGATTTTATACTTGGAGTATTTGTTACATTTATTTGGGGAATTAATTTCTCAATTATAAAAATTGGACTTAATTCCCTTGACCCATTTATTTTATCAGCACTTAGATTTTTATTATGTGCAATACCCTTAATATTTTTTATTAAAAGACCTAATGTTCCTATTTCATATTTAGCTTATTATGGTTTAACATTTGGAGTAGGGCTTTGGGGAATAACTTACTTAGCAATATATTTTGGTATATCAGCAGGTATATCATCATTGATACTACAAATGGGTGTATTTTTCACTATTATTTTAGCTTACGTCTATTTTGATGAAGAAATTACTTTTCATAAAAAATTAGGGTTTGCTTTTGCTCTTTTTGGTTTACTTCTTATTTTAAATGTTACAGATGGTTCGGTTACTTTAATAGGTCTATTCTTAGTATTAATATCTTCACTATTTATGGCTATTTCAAATATTATTGTAAAAAAATCTAAAACAAAAGAAGTTCTTAGTTTTATAATCTGGTCAAGTTTATTTGCTCCAATTCCTTTATTTATTCTTGCTTTTATAACTCAAGGAGATCATGTATTTATACATTTTTTTGAGAACCTAGATAATAAAGCAATTTTTTCTATTTTGTTTCAAGTTTATCCAACAACGTTATTTGGATATTGGGTTTGGAACTCACTTATTAATAAATATCCAGTATCAAGCGTAGCTCCATTAGGTTTACTAGTTCCTATTTTTGGCTTACTTGGCTCATTTGTAATCTTTGATGAAAACCTTGGTTTTATAAAATTAATAGCCTGCTTTTTAATTATTTTAGGATTATCAATAAATACCTTTGGCAATAAATTAAAAAGTATTAAAACCAAATAA
- a CDS encoding low molecular weight protein-tyrosine-phosphatase has protein sequence MSKAKSIIFVCLGNICRSPIAQGVAQKYIKEKNLDIKIASAGTGDWHIGEAPCEHSIKVAAMNDVDISKQKAQQVQKSDFSNYDLVVGLDDSNVENLKKLGATNILKLGNYGFEGADVPDPFFFDGFEGFDKVFEMIEICVKNLINEKC, from the coding sequence ATGAGTAAAGCAAAATCAATAATATTTGTATGTTTAGGAAATATTTGTAGATCACCAATAGCTCAAGGTGTTGCTCAAAAATATATAAAAGAGAAAAATTTAGATATTAAAATAGCAAGTGCAGGAACAGGAGATTGGCATATTGGAGAAGCTCCATGTGAACATTCAATAAAAGTTGCAGCTATGAATGATGTGGATATTTCAAAACAAAAAGCTCAACAAGTACAAAAGTCTGATTTCTCAAATTATGATTTAGTAGTAGGACTTGATGATTCAAATGTAGAAAATCTAAAAAAACTAGGTGCTACAAATATTTTAAAATTAGGAAATTATGGTTTTGAGGGTGCTGATGTTCCGGATCCATTCTTTTTTGATGGATTTGAAGGTTTTGATAAAGTTTTCGAAATGATTGAGATTTGTGTTAAAAATCTAATAAATGAAAAGTGTTAG
- a CDS encoding response regulator transcription factor, producing MKKDDNKNIKILYVEDDDVARENGVEYLENYFDNIYEAPDALSALKLYEKHHPHIIVTDIQMPKLNGLEFVRRIRENDKKVQVIVITAFSDKDYLFKAIELQLVKYLVKPVKEEEFEDALFSCVESIKDDSSNIVKFDEGIFFDMFNHILLHNEEIIKLRTKEIDFLTILIKNKDRYVTYIEIENYVWKDSSMSKDALKTLVKNTKSKIPKDMILNLSGTGYKIAL from the coding sequence ATGAAAAAAGATGATAATAAAAATATAAAAATATTATATGTAGAAGATGATGATGTCGCTAGAGAAAATGGTGTGGAGTACTTAGAAAACTACTTTGATAATATATATGAAGCTCCTGATGCTCTTAGTGCTTTAAAACTATATGAGAAACATCATCCACATATTATTGTTACAGATATTCAAATGCCAAAATTAAATGGTTTGGAGTTTGTACGTAGAATTAGAGAAAATGATAAAAAAGTACAAGTTATTGTAATTACAGCTTTTTCAGATAAAGACTATTTGTTTAAAGCAATAGAGTTACAACTAGTTAAGTACTTGGTAAAACCTGTTAAAGAAGAAGAGTTTGAAGATGCCCTATTCTCTTGTGTTGAGAGTATAAAAGATGATAGTTCAAACATAGTTAAATTTGATGAAGGTATTTTCTTTGATATGTTTAATCATATTCTTCTTCATAATGAGGAGATAATTAAACTAAGAACAAAAGAGATTGATTTTTTAACAATACTTATTAAAAATAAAGATAGGTATGTAACATATATAGAAATAGAAAACTATGTATGGAAAGACTCAAGTATGAGTAAAGATGCTTTAAAAACTTTGGTTAAAAATACTAAATCAAAAATACCAAAAGATATGATTTTAAATCTATCTGGAACAGGATATAAAATTGCATTATGA
- a CDS encoding sensor histidine kinase: MHYDMSMVLSYGITFGIVLMTIVYTLIRYIYSKEIFYISYCFMQVFSLVFITAYSKLFDISMFIQELSLVAASLSAVVFAINFYEGKFFPKITNYKELIINTILFNVAILTAFYHYMLFEYIPYTIIYMILFVSVIFNLKFEFKPTVIYVLGWSIFCFVLFVLDFKTYYLQQGYMDLVLSAFAIEAMLFTLSVAYRYNSLQNQTDSYEHMLLQQSRLAKSGEMIANITHQFRQPLNNISYILINLKKKYKNQKLDEVYFDKKVLQANEQLEFLSKTIDDFKEFYAPSKVKENFLVKEAINNSISILKADLKKNNIKLELSFSTHDNVKIYGIKNELSQVVLALLSNANDALKSCESPYINVNVSSTNAEVVLSIEDNAGGIKKKNLDKVFEPYFSTKEEGTGIGLYLVKLIVEKSFDGRLELKNNEAGACFTLYFEK; the protein is encoded by the coding sequence TTGCATTATGATATGAGTATGGTACTTAGTTACGGTATTACTTTTGGAATAGTTCTTATGACAATAGTATATACATTAATTAGGTATATATATTCAAAAGAGATATTTTATATCTCATACTGCTTTATGCAAGTATTCTCACTTGTTTTTATTACAGCTTATAGTAAGTTATTTGATATAAGTATGTTTATACAAGAGTTATCACTTGTAGCTGCAAGTTTAAGTGCCGTAGTCTTTGCTATTAACTTCTATGAGGGTAAGTTCTTCCCTAAAATAACTAATTATAAAGAACTAATTATAAATACCATACTTTTTAATGTAGCAATCCTTACGGCTTTTTATCACTATATGTTATTTGAGTATATACCTTATACGATTATATATATGATTCTGTTTGTATCTGTGATATTTAATCTAAAGTTTGAATTTAAACCTACGGTTATTTATGTACTGGGTTGGTCTATTTTTTGTTTTGTACTATTTGTTTTAGATTTTAAGACGTATTATTTACAACAAGGATATATGGATTTAGTATTAAGTGCCTTTGCTATAGAAGCTATGTTGTTTACTCTCTCTGTTGCTTATAGATACAATAGTTTACAAAACCAAACAGATAGTTATGAACATATGCTTTTACAACAATCAAGACTGGCAAAATCTGGGGAAATGATTGCAAATATTACACATCAGTTTAGACAACCATTAAATAATATTTCATATATTCTAATAAATCTAAAGAAAAAATATAAAAATCAAAAACTCGATGAGGTTTATTTTGATAAAAAAGTATTACAAGCAAATGAACAATTAGAATTTCTTTCAAAAACAATTGATGATTTCAAAGAATTTTATGCCCCATCAAAAGTAAAAGAAAACTTTTTGGTAAAAGAGGCTATAAACAATTCCATTTCTATTTTGAAAGCAGATTTGAAAAAAAATAATATTAAATTAGAACTAAGTTTTTCTACCCATGATAATGTAAAAATCTATGGTATAAAAAATGAATTATCACAAGTAGTTCTAGCCTTGCTTTCTAATGCAAATGATGCTCTAAAGAGCTGTGAAAGTCCATATATAAATGTTAATGTTTCATCCACGAACGCTGAGGTAGTACTTAGTATTGAAGATAATGCAGGTGGAATAAAAAAGAAAAACCTAGATAAAGTATTTGAACCTTATTTTTCAACAAAAGAAGAAGGTACTGGAATAGGACTTTATTTAGTGAAATTGATAGTAGAAAAAAGTTTTGATGGAAGGTTAGAGTTGAAAAATAATGAAGCTGGGGCTTGTTTTACTCTATACTTCGAAAAATAA
- a CDS encoding phosphomannomutase/phosphoglucomutase yields MIDKNIFRQYDIRGVVDTQLNKKNTKLIAYHLGKAIQEKSKKNAYVVVGYDIRKHSKMLFEALVSGLNKAGCRVLNIGLVATGVNYFASYQKFEINNKKIKPNASIMITGSHNAKKYNGFKITVNNEPFFDQDLMNVYENIINSKEIKIPKDVSFTKINAKKPYIKYMLKQFAHLKGLNQKFVIDCGNGVADTVLTKILDKLELNYKALHPKPDGKFPNHHPDPSVKKNLKELKLLLKGKRDLGFAYDGDADRIAVLTKKHNIKGDTLAYLFSKTMKNPVIIGEVTYSQNIFDEINTHGKSIMDKTGYSNLRLKLKELNADLAAEVSGHIFFNDRYYGYDDAIYATLRVLELVSSGMNLDKEIKKLPKVYTSSNIEISVNENEKFKIMDNIKKLIKEPQRGFPVIKDIIKVDGIRIVFEHGWALVRASNTNPILVTKYEASSHATAVSYQRAVENLIQKAIDELNSTSS; encoded by the coding sequence TTGATAGATAAAAATATTTTTAGACAGTATGATATTAGGGGAGTAGTAGATACTCAACTAAATAAGAAAAATACAAAACTTATTGCTTATCACTTAGGAAAAGCAATACAAGAAAAAAGTAAAAAAAATGCCTATGTAGTAGTTGGATATGATATTAGAAAACACTCAAAGATGTTATTTGAAGCTTTAGTTTCAGGACTAAATAAAGCAGGGTGTAGAGTACTAAATATTGGCCTTGTTGCAACTGGGGTTAACTATTTTGCTTCATACCAAAAGTTTGAAATTAATAACAAAAAAATCAAGCCAAATGCTTCTATTATGATTACAGGTAGCCATAATGCAAAAAAATATAATGGCTTTAAAATTACTGTAAATAATGAACCTTTTTTTGATCAAGATTTAATGAATGTTTATGAAAATATCATAAATTCAAAAGAGATAAAAATCCCAAAAGATGTAAGTTTTACAAAAATTAATGCAAAAAAACCATATATCAAATATATGTTAAAACAGTTTGCCCACCTAAAAGGTCTTAATCAAAAGTTTGTAATTGATTGTGGTAACGGTGTTGCAGATACGGTTCTTACGAAAATTCTAGATAAATTAGAGTTAAACTATAAAGCCTTACATCCTAAACCAGATGGAAAGTTTCCTAATCATCACCCAGACCCATCAGTGAAGAAAAATCTAAAAGAGCTAAAACTTCTACTAAAAGGAAAAAGAGATTTAGGTTTTGCTTATGATGGAGATGCAGATAGAATCGCAGTTTTAACAAAAAAACATAATATCAAAGGTGATACTTTGGCATATTTGTTCTCAAAAACCATGAAAAATCCAGTGATTATCGGAGAGGTTACTTATTCTCAAAATATTTTTGATGAGATTAATACTCATGGAAAATCTATAATGGATAAAACAGGATATTCAAACCTAAGACTTAAACTAAAAGAGTTAAATGCAGACCTAGCAGCAGAAGTATCTGGGCATATATTTTTTAATGATAGATATTATGGTTATGATGATGCTATTTATGCAACTCTTAGAGTATTAGAGTTAGTATCTTCTGGTATGAATTTGGATAAAGAGATAAAAAAACTTCCAAAAGTTTATACAAGCTCGAACATTGAGATTTCAGTAAATGAAAATGAGAAGTTTAAAATCATGGATAATATTAAAAAGTTAATAAAAGAGCCTCAAAGAGGGTTTCCTGTAATCAAAGATATTATCAAAGTAGATGGAATAAGAATTGTATTTGAACATGGTTGGGCATTAGTTAGAGCTTCTAATACCAATCCTATTTTAGTAACAAAATATGAAGCAAGTTCACACGCAACAGCAGTTTCATATCAAAGAGCAGTAGAAAATTTAATACAAAAGGCAATAGATGAACTTAATAGCACTTCAAGTTAA
- a CDS encoding AraC family transcriptional regulator, which translates to MKKKETNFIHNKISNDMMNYINNHIDTDINIDDLAYEFNISKYHFHRIFKEQMGANIYETIKSIRLQKASNLLITNKYSTITKIANMCGYSSQTSFIRAFKERFEQTPKQWRNGGYSQYSNKILSICNTVSLVGENYECFEPQIVKTEKKVAYYIREKGYGTRSKKLWQKMKAWLYTNDIENYEQIGIYHDNPIITEHSDCYYVVAIVPNSKIDLSNTNLPSFDIHAGLCACFSFEGQYIDILKLIQWAYHHWLPESGYEATTIPSYTIFEKNDFLDSSGVFKGKYYVPIKFT; encoded by the coding sequence ATGAAAAAGAAAGAAACAAATTTTATACATAATAAAATATCAAATGACATGATGAATTATATTAATAATCATATTGATACAGATATAAATATTGATGATTTAGCTTATGAATTTAATATAAGTAAGTACCATTTTCATAGAATATTCAAAGAACAAATGGGTGCAAATATATATGAAACTATTAAATCAATAAGATTACAAAAAGCCTCAAATCTCTTAATAACTAATAAGTACTCAACTATTACTAAAATAGCTAATATGTGTGGTTACAGCTCTCAAACATCTTTTATTAGAGCTTTTAAAGAAAGGTTTGAACAAACTCCAAAACAGTGGAGAAATGGCGGATATAGTCAATATTCGAATAAAATACTTAGTATTTGTAATACAGTTTCTCTAGTTGGAGAAAATTATGAATGTTTTGAACCTCAAATTGTAAAAACAGAAAAAAAAGTTGCTTATTATATAAGAGAAAAAGGTTATGGAACTAGATCAAAAAAGCTATGGCAAAAAATGAAAGCATGGCTTTATACAAATGATATAGAAAATTACGAACAAATAGGTATATATCATGATAATCCAATAATTACAGAACATAGTGATTGTTATTATGTAGTTGCTATAGTTCCTAATTCAAAAATTGACCTTAGTAATACGAACTTGCCTTCTTTTGATATTCATGCAGGTTTATGTGCTTGTTTTAGTTTTGAAGGGCAGTATATAGATATCTTAAAATTAATTCAGTGGGCTTATCATCACTGGCTTCCTGAAAGTGGTTATGAGGCTACAACTATACCTTCTTATACTATTTTTGAGAAGAATGACTTCTTAGATTCAAGTGGTGTATTTAAAGGTAAATATTATGTGCCTATAAAATTCACATAA
- a CDS encoding NAD(P)-dependent oxidoreductase produces MQHIINSAQTCLDCKKPKCQKWCPVNTPIAEMIRLFLAGDIKEAGEKVFNNNPLSIICSLVCPHEKHCEGHCVLNKKHTPVNVGGIENYISTYYMNYKEFEKPEQNGRNIAIIGSGPAGISLAMIMAMKGYNVTMFEAQEKIGGVLRFGIPDFRLDKTILDTIEEKLLKIGVKIKKNSMIGKNITLCDLQRDGFDAIFIGTGVWRPKKLGIKGESLGNVHFAIDYLKTPKSYNLGKKVVVVGAGNVAMDVARTAIRSGAHEVQVMYRKDEEQMPAERIEKEHAKIDGVKFNLFKSPLEFTEEGIKYETTNPDEEKTQGFEDADSILIAISQTARDLIVKNNAGLSLGENGLLESDKDGRTAREGVFASGDVVTGARTVVEAVNFSKKVAVAIEEYIDTLPPKNKAS; encoded by the coding sequence ATGCAACATATTATAAATTCTGCACAAACTTGTCTAGACTGTAAGAAGCCAAAATGTCAAAAATGGTGTCCAGTAAATACCCCTATTGCGGAGATGATACGTCTTTTCTTAGCAGGGGACATCAAAGAAGCTGGTGAAAAAGTTTTTAATAATAATCCATTATCTATTATTTGTTCTCTTGTTTGTCCACATGAAAAACATTGTGAGGGTCACTGTGTTTTAAACAAAAAACATACTCCCGTAAATGTTGGTGGAATTGAAAATTACATCTCAACTTATTACATGAATTACAAAGAATTTGAAAAACCAGAACAAAATGGAAGAAATATTGCCATTATTGGTTCAGGGCCTGCTGGAATTTCACTTGCAATGATTATGGCAATGAAAGGTTACAATGTAACTATGTTTGAAGCTCAAGAAAAAATAGGGGGAGTATTAAGATTTGGTATTCCTGATTTTAGACTTGATAAAACTATTCTAGATACTATTGAAGAAAAGCTTTTAAAAATCGGCGTAAAAATCAAAAAAAATAGCATGATTGGAAAAAACATTACTCTATGTGATCTTCAAAGAGATGGTTTTGATGCAATATTTATTGGAACTGGTGTTTGGAGACCTAAAAAACTTGGAATTAAAGGTGAGAGTTTAGGAAATGTACATTTTGCTATTGATTATCTAAAAACTCCAAAATCATATAACTTAGGTAAAAAAGTTGTTGTTGTTGGGGCTGGAAATGTTGCTATGGATGTTGCTAGAACTGCTATAAGAAGCGGAGCACATGAAGTTCAAGTAATGTATAGAAAAGATGAAGAACAAATGCCAGCAGAGAGAATAGAGAAAGAACATGCCAAAATTGATGGTGTAAAGTTCAATCTATTTAAATCTCCTTTAGAGTTCACAGAAGAAGGTATTAAGTACGAAACAACTAATCCTGATGAAGAAAAAACTCAAGGCTTTGAAGATGCTGATTCAATACTAATTGCTATTTCTCAAACAGCAAGAGATTTAATCGTAAAAAACAATGCAGGATTAAGTCTAGGAGAAAATGGTCTTTTAGAGAGTGATAAAGATGGACGAACAGCAAGAGAAGGGGTATTTGCCTCAGGAGATGTTGTAACAGGTGCTAGAACTGTTGTAGAAGCAGTAAACTTCTCTAAAAAAGTAGCAGTAGCTATTGAAGAGTATATAGACACTTTACCACCAAAGAATAAGGCTTCTTAA
- a CDS encoding transglycosylase SLT domain-containing protein yields MNLKLILFISLFITNIFAVNFNPSHLSKKDIETLKLIKKQGKKHGLSYSLMAIAIKESSIGKYLVNVDSRDFGLYQANIKTVISRHKVKDTSWNRNRYAMRLISDFKFATKNAIAELTYWRKIHNNDWRKVWSSYNGGWKYNSKRARKYSRDIATIIRRLKQVEV; encoded by the coding sequence ATGAATTTGAAATTAATTCTATTTATTTCTCTGTTTATAACAAATATATTTGCAGTAAATTTTAACCCTAGTCACCTATCAAAAAAAGATATTGAAACTCTAAAATTGATAAAAAAACAAGGTAAAAAACACGGTTTAAGTTATTCTTTAATGGCAATTGCAATCAAAGAATCTTCAATTGGGAAATACCTAGTTAACGTAGATAGTAGAGATTTTGGTTTATATCAAGCTAATATTAAAACTGTTATAAGTAGACATAAAGTAAAAGATACATCATGGAATAGAAATAGATATGCTATGAGATTAATATCTGACTTTAAATTCGCAACAAAAAATGCTATTGCTGAACTTACATACTGGAGAAAAATCCATAATAATGATTGGAGAAAAGTGTGGAGTAGTTACAATGGTGGTTGGAAATATAATAGTAAAAGAGCTAGAAAATACTCAAGAGATATAGCAACAATTATTAGAAGATTAAAACAAGTAGAAGTTTAA
- a CDS encoding methylated-DNA--[protein]-cysteine S-methyltransferase produces MREYKSESKEIVLTTIIETPLGQMFAAASKKGIIMLCYFTPFNIEARIEILKNSLEVDIVPSECEYFDTLRTQLEEYFNKQRTTFELPMQLIGSSFQVQVWKELLKIPYGQTQTFSQVAERIDGLKSKKALESPCAQNMLNIIVPCHRVMKEENIHNVYAGGEEKKEFLLNLESK; encoded by the coding sequence ATGAGAGAATATAAATCAGAATCAAAAGAGATAGTTCTAACAACTATAATAGAAACACCACTAGGTCAAATGTTTGCTGCTGCTTCAAAGAAGGGTATCATCATGTTATGTTACTTTACACCTTTTAATATTGAAGCTAGAATCGAGATTTTAAAAAACAGTTTAGAAGTGGATATTGTTCCTTCTGAATGTGAATATTTTGATACTTTAAGAACTCAACTAGAAGAGTATTTTAATAAACAAAGAACAACATTTGAATTACCAATGCAATTAATTGGTTCATCTTTTCAAGTACAAGTTTGGAAAGAGTTACTAAAAATACCTTATGGACAAACACAAACCTTTTCCCAAGTAGCTGAAAGAATTGATGGTTTAAAATCAAAAAAAGCCTTAGAAAGCCCATGTGCACAGAATATGCTAAATATAATTGTACCTTGTCATAGAGTTATGAAAGAAGAGAATATTCATAATGTATATGCAGGTGGAGAAGAGAAAAAAGAGTTTTTATTAAACTTAGAATCTAAATAA
- a CDS encoding carbon-nitrogen hydrolase family protein gives MNLIALQVKTSDDFQKNLEHLKELILECENDSIILAPEIALSGFCYDRMEEAAQFSIKAIEELKMLSINKTIALTFITKENEKYYNTLHIFHNQESIHTQSKMQLFPLGNELEYFTAGNEDDIKIIEINGVKIATLICFELRFPRLWEKVKGADIILNPAMWGLKRKDHYETISKSLALVNQCFVIATNSADDNMAKGSGIISPFGNVTRDDNKEIVIEKIDLEEIKKVRKYINIGLDNE, from the coding sequence ATGAACTTAATAGCACTTCAAGTTAAAACAAGCGATGACTTTCAAAAAAATTTAGAACACTTAAAAGAGTTAATTTTAGAATGTGAAAATGATTCCATCATATTAGCCCCAGAAATTGCCCTGAGCGGTTTTTGTTATGACAGAATGGAAGAAGCAGCCCAGTTTAGTATTAAAGCCATAGAAGAGCTTAAAATGCTCTCTATTAATAAAACAATTGCTCTAACATTCATAACAAAGGAAAATGAGAAGTATTATAATACTTTACATATCTTTCATAATCAAGAATCAATTCATACTCAATCAAAAATGCAACTATTTCCTTTAGGGAATGAATTAGAGTATTTTACAGCTGGAAATGAAGATGATATTAAAATCATTGAGATTAATGGGGTAAAAATTGCAACACTAATTTGTTTTGAATTAAGATTCCCAAGATTATGGGAAAAAGTAAAAGGTGCTGATATTATTTTAAATCCTGCAATGTGGGGATTAAAAAGAAAAGACCATTATGAAACTATTTCTAAGTCATTAGCTTTAGTAAATCAATGTTTTGTAATAGCAACAAATAGTGCTGATGATAATATGGCAAAAGGAAGTGGAATTATTTCTCCTTTTGGAAATGTTACAAGAGATGATAATAAAGAAATTGTTATAGAAAAAATAGATTTAGAAGAAATTAAAAAAGTAAGAAAATATATCAATATAGGATTAGACAATGAGTAA
- a CDS encoding OmpA family protein, which translates to MSLGKKILFLFILLISLIIYTLMNFDYKNNITPNTNEDSFSFDASHITKYTNEILVKFNSMKEELLKSSGMEEEQKTLEEPLEIVTEVVEKPQASKTEDLSDNLDEVKEIQKIEVENPQKILESSENTLESSTNEEIVEESEIIEPITNSIENTKKLQSMINDVLNENKIIFKRRSVKVTDASNIALKKVAQILKDNDFLNIEVAGHTDSRGKASLNKRLSQQRANSVRAILISLGIDKNRLKAVGYGEKFPIAKDDKDGLSEINRRVEINIIEEKK; encoded by the coding sequence ATGTCTTTAGGTAAGAAGATTTTATTTTTGTTTATTTTATTAATTTCTTTAATTATTTACACCCTTATGAACTTTGATTATAAAAATAACATCACCCCAAATACAAACGAAGATAGCTTCTCTTTTGATGCTTCTCATATTACAAAATATACAAATGAAATATTAGTTAAATTTAACTCTATGAAAGAAGAACTATTAAAATCTTCAGGAATGGAAGAAGAGCAAAAAACTCTTGAAGAACCTCTTGAAATTGTTACAGAAGTAGTAGAAAAACCTCAAGCTTCAAAAACAGAAGATTTAAGTGATAACTTAGATGAAGTAAAAGAAATTCAAAAAATAGAAGTAGAAAATCCACAAAAAATACTAGAAAGTAGTGAAAATACTCTAGAATCTAGTACAAATGAAGAAATAGTAGAAGAAAGTGAAATAATTGAACCTATAACTAATTCAATTGAAAACACAAAGAAGCTACAATCTATGATAAATGACGTTTTAAATGAGAACAAAATCATATTTAAAAGACGAAGTGTTAAAGTTACAGATGCCTCAAATATTGCTTTAAAAAAAGTAGCACAAATTCTAAAAGATAATGACTTCTTAAATATTGAAGTTGCAGGACATACAGATTCAAGAGGTAAAGCATCTTTAAATAAAAGATTATCTCAACAAAGAGCAAATAGTGTAAGAGCTATTCTTATATCTTTAGGTATAGATAAAAACAGATTAAAAGCTGTTGGTTATGGTGAAAAGTTCCCAATTGCAAAAGATGATAAAGATGGTTTATCAGAAATAAATAGACGAGTTGAAATTAATATTATTGAGGAGAAGAAGTAA